Genomic window (Escherichia fergusonii ATCC 35469):
GTGTAGCACTGGCGGGGGCAATTGGTTTTATCGGCCTTGTGATCCCTCATATTTTACGTTTATGCGGGTTAACAGATCATCGGATGTTATTACCTGGCTGTGCGCTGGCAGGAGCAATTGCATTATTGCTGGCAGACGTTGTCGCACGAGTTGCGCTTGTCGCCGCAGAATTACCGATTGGTGTAGTGACGGCTACGCTGGGCGCTCCAGTTTTCATTTGGTTATTGCTGAAAAGTCGGGCGTAAGATATGACGCAATTAATGCTATTAGAAGATGTTGCCGAGTCTCACCGCCTGGGGCCGCTTTCTGGTGAAATTCGTGCAGGTGAAATCCTCCATCTTGTTGGACCAAATGGTGCCGGGAAAAGTACTTTACTGGCACGGATGGCAGGTTTGACTACGGGTCCTGGTCGTGTTTATTTCGCCGGTTCTGTACTGGAATCCTGGTCAGCTACAAAGCTGGCACTGCATCGGGCTTACCTTGCCCAGCAACAAAATCCACCTTTTGCAATGCCTGTCTGGCATTTTTTATCTCTACATCAGCCAGATAAGACACGCACTGACTTACTCACCAAAATGGCTGAATCGTTAGGATTAGCGGATAAACTTGAACGTCCGGCTAATCAACTCTCGGGCGGCGAGTGGCAACGCGTGCGCCTGGCCGCGGTTGTGCTACAAATTGACCCGAAATCGAATCCACACGGTCAGTTGTTATTGCTAGACGAACCGATGAATAGTCTCGATGTCGCACAACAAAACGCGCTGGATCGCATATTGAGTCATCTTTGTCAGCAGGGTATCGCTGTGGTGATGAGTAGTCACGATCTCAACCACACGCTACACCATGCTCACAGGGCATGGCTGCTAAAACAAGGCAAACTTCTGGCTGGTGGCCCACGGGAAGATGTGTTGACGCCACCTAATCTGGCATTAGCGTATGGCTTAAATTTCCGTCGCCTTGATATAGAAGGGCATCGAATGCTCATCTCTACCAGTTAATTGAGCCATGACCTTGAAAAACGGCTAAAAACGACGCTAAATTATCTGAAGAATAAAAAAACAGAGGATTGTTCTGAATGCGATTATGCCTTCTTTTTATTGCCACTTTGTTGCTGGCTGGCTGCGGTCACCACCGTGCGCCACCACCAAATGCCAGACTTTCCGATTCCATTACAGTTATTGCCGGATTAAATGATCAATTGCAGTCCTGGCGGGGAACACCTTACCGCTACGGTGGTATGAGCCGTCATGGTGTTGATTGCTCAGGTTTTGTACTGGTTACTATGCGTGATCGTTTTGAACTGCAGCTGCCACGAGAAACTCGTGAGCAGGCGCAGATTGGTACGCAAATCGATAAAGAAGAATTGTTACCGGGCGATTTGGTTTTTTTCAAAACCGGTTCCGGGCAGAATGGCCTGCATGTCGGCATCTATGACACCAACAACCAATTTATTCATGCATCTACCAGTAAAGGTGTGATGCGCTCTTCGCTGGATAACGTTTACTGGCAAAAAAACTTCTGGCAGGCGAGAAGAATTTAATCGAACGACTTACTGCCGTTGTGACACTTTGGCACAACGGCTTCGCCTTTTCA
Coding sequences:
- the btuD gene encoding vitamin B12 ABC transporter ATP-binding protein BtuD, with amino-acid sequence MTQLMLLEDVAESHRLGPLSGEIRAGEILHLVGPNGAGKSTLLARMAGLTTGPGRVYFAGSVLESWSATKLALHRAYLAQQQNPPFAMPVWHFLSLHQPDKTRTDLLTKMAESLGLADKLERPANQLSGGEWQRVRLAAVVLQIDPKSNPHGQLLLLDEPMNSLDVAQQNALDRILSHLCQQGIAVVMSSHDLNHTLHHAHRAWLLKQGKLLAGGPREDVLTPPNLALAYGLNFRRLDIEGHRMLISTS
- a CDS encoding C40 family peptidase; amino-acid sequence: MRLCLLFIATLLLAGCGHHRAPPPNARLSDSITVIAGLNDQLQSWRGTPYRYGGMSRHGVDCSGFVLVTMRDRFELQLPRETREQAQIGTQIDKEELLPGDLVFFKTGSGQNGLHVGIYDTNNQFIHASTSKGVMRSSLDNVYWQKNFWQARRI